From the Ascaphus truei isolate aAscTru1 chromosome 15, aAscTru1.hap1, whole genome shotgun sequence genome, one window contains:
- the LOC142466832 gene encoding uncharacterized protein LOC142466832 isoform X1, translated as MSSRKQSLLSRAESSSSSSSSSSSSSSSSSSSSSSSSSSSSSSSSSSSSSSSSSSSSSSSSSSSNNVSPTCSSWEGPGESGRIPPLRFVNCVGNEEEQKLVALQYHREIYYRTCTDLPPHTELLLWYGNEYGKALGMKWGTLWKSNVPALVQRQPPIIHPCQHCKVAFSSQDYLLKHLKFKHPAEYMEKMRTEQSCNILINMTENACFNPSMQLINNVTASHPKIYILAAAKGKDLGESGKSLTWLSDQILQKRTHTGERPYVCGECGKGFSRLANLNIHKRIHTGERPHVCGECGKGFSWLSHLNTHERTHTGERPHVCRECGKGFSVLSSLNMHMRLHTGERPHICGECGKGFRQLSHLNTHERTHTGERPHVCGECGKRFSVLSHLNIHMRSHTGERPHVCGECGKGFSRLAILNIHKRSHTGERPHVCGECGKGFSQLSSLIRHQITHTGGRPHVCVECGKGFSQLFRLNIHMKSHTGERSHVCGECGKGFSQLADLNIHKRTHTGERPHVCGECGKGFIDLSSLTRHKITHTGERPHVCGECGKGFSWLSHLNTHERTHTGERPHVCGECGKGFNQLSSLKMHMRSHTGERPHVCGECGKGFSQLSSLNIHMRSHTGERPHVCGECGKGFSRLAILNLHKRSHTGERPHVCGECGKGFSVLSSLIRHQMTHTGERPHVCGECGKGFRQLSHLNIHMRSHTGERLHVCGECGKGFSRLANLNIHKRSHTGERPHVCGECGKGFSVLSSLIRHQMTHTGERPHVCGECGKGFSQLFRLNIHMRSHTGERSYVCGEYGKGFSQLADLNMHKRTHTGERPHVCGECGKGFIDFSSLNKHERTHTGERPHVCGECGKGFRQLSHLNIHRRSHTGERPHVCGECGKGFSRLANLNIHKRSHTGERPHVCGECGKGFSVLSSLIRHQMTHTGERPHVCGECGKGFSQLFRLNIHMRSHTGERSYVCGEYGKGFSQFADLNIHKRTHTGERPHVCGE; from the exons gtttgtaaattgtgtgggaaacgaggaagaacagaagcttgtggcgttgcagtaccacagggaaatctactacagaacctgcacagacctccccccacacacagagctcctgcTCTGGTATGGAAATGAATATGGTAAAGCGCTTGGTATGAAGTGGGGAacgctgtggaaaagtaacgTGCCAGCACTAG TACAAAGACAACCtccaataatccacccatgccagcactgcaaggttgcttttagcagtcaggattacctcctcaaacatctgaagttcaaacacccagctgagtatatggaaaagatgaggacagaacaatcttgcaatattctaataaatatgacagaaaatgcatgTTTCAACCCGTCaatgcaattaataaacaatgtaactgcttctcatcccaaaatatatatattagcagctgccaaaggaaaagatcttggagaaagtgggaagagtctTACTTGGTTATCAGATCAGATCCTAcagaagaggacacacacaggggagagaccgtatgtatgtggggaatgtgggaagggatttagtcggttagcCAACTTGAACATACACAAaaggatacacacaggggagagaccgcatgtatgtggggaatgtgggaagggatttagttggttatcccacctgaacacacacgagaggacacacacaggggagagaccgcatgtatgtagggaatgtgggaagggatttagtgtgttatccagcctgaacatgcacatgaggttacacacaggggagagaccgcatatatgtggggaatgtggtaaGGGATTTAggcagttatcccacctgaacacacacgagaggacacacacaggggagagaccgcatgtatgtggggaatgtgggaagcgatttagtgtgttatcccacctgaacatacacatgaggtcacacacaggggagagaccgcatgtatgtggggaatgtgggaagggatttagtaggTTAGCCatcctgaacatacacaagaggtcacacacaggggagagaccgcatgtatgtggtgaatgtgggaagggatttagtcagttatccagcctgatcAGACACCAGataacacacacaggggggagaccgcatgtatgtgtggaatgtgggaagggatttagtcagttattcaGACTGAACATACACATGaagtcacacacaggagagagatcgcatgtatgtggggaatgtgggaagggatttagtcagttagccgacctgaacatacacaagaggacacacacaggggagagaccgcatgtatgtggggaatgtgggaagggatttattgacttatccagcctgaccAGACACAAgataacacacacaggggagagaccacatgtatgtggggaatgtgggaagggatttagttggttatcccacctgaacacacatgagaggacacacacaggggagagaccgcatgtatgtggggaatgtgggaagggatttaatcagttatccagcctgaaaaTGCACAtgaggtcacacacaggggagagaccacatgtatgtggggaatgtggtaagggatttagtcagttatccagcctgaacatacacatgaggtcacacacaggggagagaccgcatgtatgtggggaatgtgggaagggatttagtcggttagcCATCCTGAACTTACACAAGaggtcacacacaggagagagaccgcatgtatgtggggaatgtgggaagggatttagtgtgttatccagcctgatcagacaccagatgacacacacaggggagagaccgcatgtgtgTGGGGAATGTGGTAAGGGATTTAggcagttatcccacctgaacatacacatgaggtcacacacaggggagagactgcatgtatgtggggaatgtgggaagggatttagtcggttagccaacctgaacatacacaagaggtcacacacaggggagagaccgcatgtatgtggggaatgtgggaagggatttagtgtgttatccagcctgatcagacaccagatgacacacacaggggagagaccgcatgtatgtggggaatgtgggaagggatttagccAGTTATTCAGACTGAACATACACATGaggtcacacacaggagagagatcgtatgtatgtggggaatatgggaagggatttagtcagttagcCGACCTGAACatgcacaagaggacacacacaggggagagaccgcatgtatgtggggaatgtgggaagggatttattgACTTTTCCAGCCTGAACAAAcacgagaggacacacacaggagagagaccgcaTGTCTGTGGGGAATGTGGTAAGGGATTTAggcagttatcccacctgaacatacacaggaggtcacacacaggggagagaccgcatgtatgtggggaatgtgggaagggatttagtcggttagccaacctgaacatacacaagaggtcacacacaggggagagaccgcatgtatgtggggaatgtgggaaaggatttagtgtgttatccagcctgatcagacaccagatgacacacacaggggagagaccgcatgtatgtggggaatgtgggaagggatttagtcagttattcaGACTGAACATACACATGaggtcacacacaggagagagatcatatgtatgtggggaatatgggaagggatttagtcagtttgccgacctgaacatacacaagaggacacacacaggggagagaccgcatgtatgtggggaatga
- the LOC142466832 gene encoding uncharacterized protein LOC142466832 isoform X2, with amino-acid sequence MKWGTLWKSNVPALVQRQPPIIHPCQHCKVAFSSQDYLLKHLKFKHPAEYMEKMRTEQSCNILINMTENACFNPSMQLINNVTASHPKIYILAAAKGKDLGESGKSLTWLSDQILQKRTHTGERPYVCGECGKGFSRLANLNIHKRIHTGERPHVCGECGKGFSWLSHLNTHERTHTGERPHVCRECGKGFSVLSSLNMHMRLHTGERPHICGECGKGFRQLSHLNTHERTHTGERPHVCGECGKRFSVLSHLNIHMRSHTGERPHVCGECGKGFSRLAILNIHKRSHTGERPHVCGECGKGFSQLSSLIRHQITHTGGRPHVCVECGKGFSQLFRLNIHMKSHTGERSHVCGECGKGFSQLADLNIHKRTHTGERPHVCGECGKGFIDLSSLTRHKITHTGERPHVCGECGKGFSWLSHLNTHERTHTGERPHVCGECGKGFNQLSSLKMHMRSHTGERPHVCGECGKGFSQLSSLNIHMRSHTGERPHVCGECGKGFSRLAILNLHKRSHTGERPHVCGECGKGFSVLSSLIRHQMTHTGERPHVCGECGKGFRQLSHLNIHMRSHTGERLHVCGECGKGFSRLANLNIHKRSHTGERPHVCGECGKGFSVLSSLIRHQMTHTGERPHVCGECGKGFSQLFRLNIHMRSHTGERSYVCGEYGKGFSQLADLNMHKRTHTGERPHVCGECGKGFIDFSSLNKHERTHTGERPHVCGECGKGFRQLSHLNIHRRSHTGERPHVCGECGKGFSRLANLNIHKRSHTGERPHVCGECGKGFSVLSSLIRHQMTHTGERPHVCGECGKGFSQLFRLNIHMRSHTGERSYVCGEYGKGFSQFADLNIHKRTHTGERPHVCGE; translated from the exons ATGAAGTGGGGAacgctgtggaaaagtaacgTGCCAGCACTAG TACAAAGACAACCtccaataatccacccatgccagcactgcaaggttgcttttagcagtcaggattacctcctcaaacatctgaagttcaaacacccagctgagtatatggaaaagatgaggacagaacaatcttgcaatattctaataaatatgacagaaaatgcatgTTTCAACCCGTCaatgcaattaataaacaatgtaactgcttctcatcccaaaatatatatattagcagctgccaaaggaaaagatcttggagaaagtgggaagagtctTACTTGGTTATCAGATCAGATCCTAcagaagaggacacacacaggggagagaccgtatgtatgtggggaatgtgggaagggatttagtcggttagcCAACTTGAACATACACAAaaggatacacacaggggagagaccgcatgtatgtggggaatgtgggaagggatttagttggttatcccacctgaacacacacgagaggacacacacaggggagagaccgcatgtatgtagggaatgtgggaagggatttagtgtgttatccagcctgaacatgcacatgaggttacacacaggggagagaccgcatatatgtggggaatgtggtaaGGGATTTAggcagttatcccacctgaacacacacgagaggacacacacaggggagagaccgcatgtatgtggggaatgtgggaagcgatttagtgtgttatcccacctgaacatacacatgaggtcacacacaggggagagaccgcatgtatgtggggaatgtgggaagggatttagtaggTTAGCCatcctgaacatacacaagaggtcacacacaggggagagaccgcatgtatgtggtgaatgtgggaagggatttagtcagttatccagcctgatcAGACACCAGataacacacacaggggggagaccgcatgtatgtgtggaatgtgggaagggatttagtcagttattcaGACTGAACATACACATGaagtcacacacaggagagagatcgcatgtatgtggggaatgtgggaagggatttagtcagttagccgacctgaacatacacaagaggacacacacaggggagagaccgcatgtatgtggggaatgtgggaagggatttattgacttatccagcctgaccAGACACAAgataacacacacaggggagagaccacatgtatgtggggaatgtgggaagggatttagttggttatcccacctgaacacacatgagaggacacacacaggggagagaccgcatgtatgtggggaatgtgggaagggatttaatcagttatccagcctgaaaaTGCACAtgaggtcacacacaggggagagaccacatgtatgtggggaatgtggtaagggatttagtcagttatccagcctgaacatacacatgaggtcacacacaggggagagaccgcatgtatgtggggaatgtgggaagggatttagtcggttagcCATCCTGAACTTACACAAGaggtcacacacaggagagagaccgcatgtatgtggggaatgtgggaagggatttagtgtgttatccagcctgatcagacaccagatgacacacacaggggagagaccgcatgtgtgTGGGGAATGTGGTAAGGGATTTAggcagttatcccacctgaacatacacatgaggtcacacacaggggagagactgcatgtatgtggggaatgtgggaagggatttagtcggttagccaacctgaacatacacaagaggtcacacacaggggagagaccgcatgtatgtggggaatgtgggaagggatttagtgtgttatccagcctgatcagacaccagatgacacacacaggggagagaccgcatgtatgtggggaatgtgggaagggatttagccAGTTATTCAGACTGAACATACACATGaggtcacacacaggagagagatcgtatgtatgtggggaatatgggaagggatttagtcagttagcCGACCTGAACatgcacaagaggacacacacaggggagagaccgcatgtatgtggggaatgtgggaagggatttattgACTTTTCCAGCCTGAACAAAcacgagaggacacacacaggagagagaccgcaTGTCTGTGGGGAATGTGGTAAGGGATTTAggcagttatcccacctgaacatacacaggaggtcacacacaggggagagaccgcatgtatgtggggaatgtgggaagggatttagtcggttagccaacctgaacatacacaagaggtcacacacaggggagagaccgcatgtatgtggggaatgtgggaaaggatttagtgtgttatccagcctgatcagacaccagatgacacacacaggggagagaccgcatgtatgtggggaatgtgggaagggatttagtcagttattcaGACTGAACATACACATGaggtcacacacaggagagagatcatatgtatgtggggaatatgggaagggatttagtcagtttgccgacctgaacatacacaagaggacacacacaggggagagaccgcatgtatgtggggaatga